From a single Brassica rapa cultivar Chiifu-401-42 chromosome A01, CAAS_Brap_v3.01, whole genome shotgun sequence genomic region:
- the LOC103842171 gene encoding uncharacterized protein LOC103842171 — MAFSTKLCLPLQTQCFVPKTVRSKTLMLQQSHVQVKVKQVTVPQPIRYSTKNTVYEDPVQGILCYTDDNGEVICEGYDEGPRCPPESPVVTSYSREVEILDLLQRSYQELRVAEKGDGQRQEAASQQELNMIKWSSFDFL, encoded by the exons aTGGCATTTTCAACTAAACTGTGtcttcctcttcaaacacaatGTTTTGTTCCAAAGACAGTAAGATCAAAGACTTTGATGCTTCAACAGAGTCACGTTCAAGTTAAAGTCAAGCAAGTCACAGTTCCTCAACCAATAAGATACTCCACCAAGAACACT GTATATGAAGATCCAGTACAAGGGATCTTATGTTATACCGATGATAACGGAGAGGTTATATGTGAAGGGTATGATGAAGGTCCTCGTTGTCCCCCAGAGAGCCCAGTAGTAACTTCTTACTCAAG agaggtGGAGATTCTTGATCTTCTGCAAAGAAGTTATCAGGAACTGAGAGTTGCAGAGAAAGGTGATGGTCAAAGACAGGAAGCTGCTTCACAACAAGAGTTAAATATGATCAAATGGAGCAGCTTTGACTTCCTCTAA